One stretch of Deinobacterium chartae DNA includes these proteins:
- a CDS encoding succinate dehydrogenase, whose product MIRAKRFEDARAQAGSNSELAWWVFMRISGVALVFLVLGHIYMTFLMASEKDTQVFDVVVNKLSQPVWKLYDLLILALALLHGVNGARYSIEDYIRNKPDRFWVKAVFYSVVALIFVFGALGLFIISPEMLRD is encoded by the coding sequence GTGATCCGCGCCAAACGTTTCGAGGACGCCCGCGCACAGGCGGGCAGCAACTCCGAGCTGGCCTGGTGGGTCTTCATGCGCATCAGCGGTGTGGCCCTGGTCTTCTTGGTCCTCGGCCACATCTACATGACCTTCCTGATGGCCTCGGAAAAGGACACCCAGGTGTTCGACGTGGTGGTCAACAAGCTCAGCCAGCCGGTCTGGAAGCTGTATGACCTGCTGATCCTGGCGCTGGCCCTGCTGCACGGTGTGAACGGGGCCCGCTACTCGATCGAGGACTACATCCGCAACAAGCCCGACCGCTTCTGGGTCAAGGCGGTCTTTTACAGCGTCGTCGCCCTGATCTTCGTGTTCGGAGCTCTCGGCCTGTTCATCATCTCGCCCGAGATGCTGCGCGACTAA
- a CDS encoding DinB family protein: MIHPVQLLSPAELRNHWEGHRRLTRRTLEVFPEDALFHFCPAPPMRSFGAMTLEVIGMIEPTLRGLVGGNWSWTEAAAGIDSKAALLEAWDHSSAALESEWPKVKPERLGEVEAVFGLPPQKHLELVWYLIDNEIHHRAQGYVYLRLLGIEPPAFFER; this comes from the coding sequence ATGATCCATCCCGTCCAGCTTCTCAGCCCCGCCGAGCTCCGCAACCACTGGGAAGGCCACCGCCGCCTGACCCGCCGCACCCTCGAGGTCTTCCCGGAAGACGCGCTGTTCCACTTTTGCCCTGCCCCGCCCATGCGCTCGTTCGGCGCGATGACCCTCGAGGTGATCGGCATGATCGAGCCCACCCTGCGCGGCCTCGTCGGCGGCAACTGGAGCTGGACCGAGGCGGCGGCCGGGATCGACAGCAAGGCGGCGCTCCTCGAGGCCTGGGACCACAGCAGCGCCGCTCTGGAAAGCGAGTGGCCCAAGGTCAAGCCTGAGCGCCTCGGAGAGGTCGAGGCGGTGTTCGGCCTGCCCCCGCAAAAGCACCTCGAGCTGGTGTGGTACCTGATCGACAACGAGATTCACCACCGCGCCCAGGGCTACGTGTACCTGCGCCTGCTCGGGATCGAGCCGCCCGCCTTTTTCGAGCGCTGA
- a CDS encoding protein phosphatase 2C domain-containing protein, whose translation MQTLSTQLGHGSHPGRVRESNEDYHRIKSFPSPRGTLQLMAVADGMGGAVAGEKASKLAIETLTEVISGYVAAISQGREVIALERALERAFTVANRAIYAAGLDNPQLGGMGTTLTALVFFEGRGVFAHVGDSRLHLYRNGHLMQLSQDHSWVAEQVARGFLSLEDAEQHAYRNIITRALGTKPQVNVDVGVLQVNPGDVFLLSTDGLHGPVTPEDLEAELGRQGKGFDPQAAVDYWIALANQRGGPDNITAILAKVTG comes from the coding sequence GTGCAGACACTGAGCACGCAACTTGGACACGGTTCGCACCCCGGACGGGTACGCGAAAGCAACGAGGACTATCACCGCATCAAGAGCTTTCCCAGCCCGCGTGGCACGCTGCAGCTCATGGCCGTGGCCGACGGCATGGGCGGGGCGGTAGCCGGGGAAAAAGCCAGCAAGCTCGCCATCGAGACCCTGACCGAGGTGATCAGCGGCTACGTCGCCGCCATCTCTCAAGGACGCGAGGTCATCGCGCTCGAACGGGCGCTCGAGCGTGCCTTCACCGTTGCCAACCGCGCCATTTATGCCGCCGGACTCGATAACCCGCAGCTTGGCGGCATGGGAACCACCCTGACCGCGCTGGTGTTCTTCGAGGGACGCGGCGTGTTCGCCCACGTGGGCGACTCGCGGCTGCACCTGTACCGCAACGGGCATCTGATGCAGCTCTCGCAGGACCACTCCTGGGTGGCCGAACAGGTCGCGCGGGGATTTTTATCCCTCGAGGACGCCGAGCAGCACGCCTACCGCAACATCATCACCCGGGCGCTGGGCACCAAGCCGCAGGTCAACGTGGACGTGGGCGTGCTGCAGGTGAACCCCGGCGACGTCTTCTTGCTGTCTACCGACGGGCTGCACGGCCCGGTGACCCCCGAGGACCTCGAGGCCGAACTCGGCCGTCAGGGCAAGGGCTTTGACCCGCAAGCCGCCGTGGACTACTGGATCGCGCTCGCCAACCAGCGCGGCGGTCCCGACAACATCACGGCCATCTTGGCCAAGGTGACCGGCTGA
- the speD gene encoding adenosylmethionine decarboxylase: MELFGFGPHLMIDGYHANPAKLDDVELIRQVLDELPVAMEMTKIMPPHVARHTGLTPEDSGVTGVVIIAESHIAIHTFPHKGFLSVDVFSCKDFDTQKALDALVGRFEIGRFDTHFINRGKEWPKNLEEVEKILAGEREYVEARIA, from the coding sequence TTGGAACTTTTCGGTTTTGGTCCCCATTTGATGATCGACGGCTACCACGCCAATCCCGCCAAGCTCGACGACGTGGAACTCATCCGTCAAGTGCTCGACGAGCTTCCGGTCGCCATGGAGATGACCAAAATCATGCCTCCTCACGTCGCGCGTCACACCGGGCTCACGCCCGAGGACTCGGGCGTTACGGGTGTCGTGATCATCGCGGAGTCGCACATCGCCATTCACACCTTCCCCCACAAGGGCTTCCTCTCGGTCGACGTCTTTTCCTGCAAGGACTTTGACACCCAGAAGGCCCTCGATGCGCTGGTCGGTCGTTTTGAAATCGGGCGTTTCGACACGCACTTCATCAACCGTGGCAAGGAATGGCCCAAAAACCTCGAGGAAGTCGAAAAGATCCTCGCAGGTGAGCGCGAGTACGTCGAAGCACGTATCGCCTAA
- the sdhA gene encoding succinate dehydrogenase flavoprotein subunit, with protein MHHRYDVLVVGAGGAGLMAALYASKNKNVSVAVLSKLYPTRSHTGAAQGGVGAALGNVSEDHWEWHMFDTVKGGDYLTDQDAAEIFAKDIIEAVYELEHMGLPFSRLPNGKIAQRKFGGHTKEFGKAAVERACYAVDRTGHMILQTLYQQSVKAGVTFFNEYQVLDLIIEDGVCRGVVAYELATGEVHTYHAKAVIIATGGYGRAFKVTSNALSLTGDLMSIYYRKGLPLEDMEFYQFHPTGIAKMGILITEGARGEGGILRNDSGERFMERYAPTIKDLAPRDMVSRAIYMEIREGRGLGKDKDYVNLDLTHLPREIIEGRLPDITDFARTYLGVDPVTAPIPIQPTAHYAMGGIPTSIDGEALLDESGQTVRGLYAAGEVACVSLHGANRLGTNSLGDLIVFGRRAGVAAAKYAAGAEYAPLPVRADAAARAEIERLKSGSGGENAAKIRKELQETMMDNVSVFRTEETMSRQVEILKELKERYTRVSVQDTGMKYNTELMEAMELGYLLDVSEAMTYSALNRKESRGAHAREDYPDRDDEGWLKHTMAFRDLAAPGKVNIRYKPVVLGRFEPKPRVY; from the coding sequence ATGCATCACCGTTACGACGTACTGGTCGTGGGCGCGGGCGGCGCTGGCCTCATGGCCGCCCTGTACGCCTCCAAAAACAAGAACGTGTCCGTGGCCGTCCTCTCCAAGCTATACCCGACCCGCAGCCACACCGGCGCCGCTCAGGGCGGCGTGGGTGCCGCCCTGGGCAACGTCAGCGAGGACCACTGGGAATGGCACATGTTCGACACCGTCAAGGGTGGCGACTACCTGACCGACCAGGACGCGGCCGAAATCTTCGCCAAGGACATCATCGAGGCGGTCTACGAGCTCGAGCACATGGGCCTGCCCTTCAGCCGCCTGCCCAACGGTAAGATCGCCCAGCGCAAGTTCGGCGGTCACACCAAGGAGTTCGGCAAGGCTGCGGTCGAGCGCGCTTGCTACGCGGTGGACCGCACCGGCCACATGATCTTGCAGACCCTCTACCAGCAGAGCGTCAAGGCCGGCGTCACCTTCTTCAACGAGTACCAGGTGCTCGACTTGATCATCGAAGACGGCGTGTGCCGCGGTGTGGTCGCTTACGAGCTCGCCACCGGCGAGGTCCACACCTACCACGCCAAGGCCGTGATCATCGCCACCGGTGGCTACGGCCGTGCCTTCAAGGTCACCTCCAACGCCCTGTCCCTGACCGGCGACTTGATGAGCATCTACTACCGCAAGGGCCTGCCCCTCGAGGACATGGAGTTTTACCAGTTCCACCCGACGGGCATCGCCAAGATGGGTATCCTCATCACCGAGGGTGCGCGCGGCGAGGGCGGCATCTTGCGCAACGACTCGGGCGAGCGCTTCATGGAGCGCTACGCGCCGACCATCAAGGACCTCGCTCCCCGCGACATGGTGTCGCGCGCGATCTACATGGAGATCCGCGAGGGCCGCGGTCTGGGCAAGGACAAGGATTACGTCAACCTCGACCTGACCCACCTGCCCCGTGAGATCATCGAGGGCCGCCTGCCCGACATCACCGACTTCGCCCGCACCTACCTGGGCGTGGACCCGGTGACCGCCCCGATTCCGATTCAGCCCACCGCGCACTACGCCATGGGCGGTATCCCGACCTCCATCGACGGTGAGGCGCTGCTCGACGAGAGCGGCCAGACCGTGCGCGGCCTGTACGCCGCCGGCGAGGTGGCCTGCGTGAGCCTGCACGGCGCCAACCGCCTGGGAACCAACAGCCTGGGCGACTTGATCGTGTTCGGCCGCCGCGCCGGCGTGGCCGCCGCCAAGTACGCTGCGGGCGCTGAGTACGCGCCGCTGCCTGTGCGTGCTGACGCGGCCGCCCGCGCCGAGATCGAGCGTCTCAAGAGCGGCAGCGGTGGCGAGAACGCGGCCAAGATCCGCAAGGAACTGCAAGAAACCATGATGGACAACGTCTCGGTGTTCCGCACCGAGGAGACCATGAGCCGTCAGGTGGAGATCCTCAAGGAACTCAAGGAGCGCTACACCCGCGTGTCCGTGCAGGACACCGGCATGAAGTACAACACCGAGCTGATGGAAGCGATGGAGCTCGGCTACCTGCTCGACGTGTCCGAGGCGATGACCTACTCGGCGCTGAACCGCAAGGAGTCGCGCGGTGCCCACGCCCGCGAGGACTACCCGGACCGTGACGACGAAGGCTGGCTGAAGCACACCATGGCCTTCCGCGACCTCGCCGCGCCGGGCAAGGTCAACATTCGCTACAAGCCCGTGGTGCTCGGACGCTTCGAGCCCAAGCCCCGCGTGTACTGA
- a CDS encoding thiamine diphosphokinase yields the protein MRQPAWILVGGELSVTPELRARLEAHPPALVVAADGGVRHAHALGRRVDLWVGDFDSSDPADADFAGVERVSVPPEKDFVDSELALEQARSRGCDAALLLGALGGRFDHTLALALIALRWSAQGFAVSLHSGFESVWPLLPGRPLELELAPGATLSLLATEDLVDLDLEGVRWPLRGVRLEVGVGWGVSNRATGKKVRARCAQGQGLLIVQHQPV from the coding sequence GTGAGGCAGCCGGCCTGGATCTTGGTGGGCGGAGAACTGAGCGTGACTCCCGAACTGCGCGCCCGCCTCGAGGCGCATCCGCCCGCGCTGGTGGTCGCAGCGGACGGCGGGGTGCGGCATGCGCACGCCCTGGGCCGCCGGGTCGACCTGTGGGTCGGCGACTTTGACTCGAGCGACCCGGCGGATGCCGACTTCGCCGGGGTCGAGCGGGTGAGCGTCCCGCCCGAGAAAGACTTTGTAGACAGCGAACTGGCCCTCGAGCAGGCCCGATCGCGCGGCTGCGACGCTGCGCTGCTGCTCGGTGCCCTGGGGGGCCGTTTCGATCACACCCTGGCGCTGGCGCTGATCGCGCTGCGCTGGAGCGCACAGGGGTTTGCCGTGTCGTTGCACAGCGGCTTCGAGTCGGTGTGGCCGCTGCTGCCCGGCAGGCCGCTGGAGCTCGAGCTCGCCCCGGGTGCCACGCTCAGCCTGCTGGCCACCGAGGACCTGGTGGACCTGGACCTCGAGGGCGTGCGCTGGCCGCTGCGCGGGGTACGCCTCGAGGTCGGAGTGGGCTGGGGCGTCTCGAACCGGGCGACGGGCAAGAAAGTACGTGCGCGCTGTGCCCAGGGGCAGGGATTGCTGATCGTACAGCACCAACCGGTATAG
- a CDS encoding ABC transporter ATP-binding protein yields MTELRTKHDSLPPTSGAEAHLEVRELVKRFGAVTALREVSLQAARGEVVALLGPSGCGKSTLLRSVAGLERTDAGTLRLAGRDLRGVPPERREVGMVFQDYALFPHLNVLGNVAYGPRERGLPRLEAERQARAALERVGLPGLETRRSFELSGGQQQRVALARALAVKPQLLLLDEPFSNLDEPLRVRLQAELQPLLRELEITTLLVTHDQREAFALADRVAVLREGQVVQIGTPRAVYARPADAWTARFLGHANVLSENGQTRLFPDTALRLEAGGAPARLERLLFRGRGARLELAQGERRWQLELSARELADLEARLGTLETGRELPLAVDHTQALLLPERA; encoded by the coding sequence ATGACCGAACTGCGCACGAAACACGATTCACTGCCCCCCACCTCCGGTGCCGAGGCGCACCTCGAGGTAAGGGAGCTGGTCAAACGCTTCGGAGCGGTCACGGCGCTGCGCGAGGTGTCGCTGCAGGCGGCGCGCGGCGAGGTTGTGGCCCTGCTGGGACCGTCGGGCTGCGGCAAGAGCACGTTGCTGCGCAGCGTGGCGGGCCTCGAGCGCACCGACGCGGGCACGCTGCGGCTGGCCGGGCGCGACCTGCGCGGCGTGCCGCCCGAGCGGCGCGAGGTCGGGATGGTTTTTCAGGATTACGCGCTGTTCCCGCACCTGAACGTGCTGGGCAACGTGGCGTACGGGCCGCGCGAACGCGGGCTGCCCCGCCTCGAGGCCGAACGGCAGGCCCGCGCGGCCCTCGAGCGGGTGGGGCTGCCGGGCCTGGAAACCCGGCGCAGCTTCGAGCTGTCGGGCGGGCAGCAGCAACGGGTGGCCCTGGCGCGGGCCCTCGCCGTGAAGCCGCAGCTGCTGCTGCTCGACGAGCCCTTCTCGAACCTCGACGAACCGCTGCGTGTGCGCCTGCAGGCCGAGTTGCAGCCGCTGTTGCGGGAACTGGAGATCACCACGCTGCTGGTCACCCACGACCAGCGCGAGGCCTTCGCGCTGGCCGACCGGGTGGCGGTGCTGCGCGAGGGGCAGGTGGTGCAGATCGGCACGCCGCGCGCGGTGTACGCCCGGCCGGCCGACGCCTGGACCGCGCGCTTCCTGGGGCACGCCAACGTCCTCAGCGAGAACGGGCAGACCCGGCTGTTTCCGGACACAGCGCTGCGCCTCGAGGCGGGCGGGGCCCCCGCCCGCCTCGAGCGGCTGCTGTTCCGGGGCCGGGGCGCTCGCCTGGAACTCGCACAGGGCGAGCGGCGCTGGCAGCTCGAGCTGAGTGCTCGCGAACTGGCCGACCTCGAGGCGCGTTTGGGCACCCTCGAAACGGGGCGTGAGCTGCCGCTGGCTGTGGATCACACGCAGGCGCTGCTGCTGCCGGAGCGCGCGTGA
- a CDS encoding protein kinase domain-containing protein, with amino-acid sequence MALLLLLAVFALSALLWSRLPERALALLVGGAAAGLALYQVLLSGNLVRPQGALVAGVLLASGALMVLARPVPRKGPPRRTPKKPLLRRKALPTPTEGEPVLPGYELLDRVGVGGMATVYRARRLEDGRIVALKIPQEKFVADAKFVRRFHREAELLKRLNHPNIIKVFDHNAQGVSHYIAMEFVDGQSLEAYLEEGRPPFEASTVVMRALADALRYIHSQGIIHRDIKPANVMIARGGPLLRDVRPENIKLMDFGIAVGKVLTRLTMAGARVGTPIYMSPEQAKGGKLDAKSDIYSLGLVFYEMVSGQTAFKGSYEAVVHQQVFQMPIPPRQINLEVPKPLNDLIMRMIDKEPTGRPTLNEVIDALDAGILEAGEQLDAPSQLVLAVGARRGVLRVLDVSGNMHQGVGQMGHAPGEFPAIPQGVAADVQGHLYAAVAEYRSEAAHGMIRKYDAAGRELFSFGGYGLGNGEFLQPVSLAVHRSGQLYVLDAETHVVQRFSLEGKYLGRFGGRGKGKGQFENPRAIVAGYNDCVYVLDYGNHQIQRFSLEGEFLSRYAFRVSKELPDLRPLDGVGADPWGAVYISDAQSRKVRRITPDGKAAQSYTLDTVHGEDTTAVLHLGVDHQGNLYAARAGGTLIQKFAPDGRLLAKIDAYAPISAMNVVVKEPVPQIERVG; translated from the coding sequence ATGGCGCTGCTGTTGCTGCTCGCCGTTTTCGCACTGAGCGCGCTGCTGTGGTCGCGCCTGCCCGAGCGGGCGCTGGCGCTGCTGGTCGGCGGCGCTGCTGCCGGACTGGCGCTGTACCAGGTCCTGCTCAGCGGCAATCTCGTGCGCCCCCAGGGCGCGCTGGTCGCGGGGGTGCTGCTGGCCAGCGGTGCGCTGATGGTGCTGGCCCGCCCGGTACCGCGCAAGGGTCCGCCGCGCCGCACGCCCAAAAAGCCGCTGCTGCGCCGCAAGGCGCTCCCGACTCCTACCGAGGGCGAACCGGTGCTGCCCGGATACGAACTGCTCGACCGGGTCGGGGTCGGCGGCATGGCCACCGTGTACCGGGCCCGCCGCCTCGAGGACGGCCGCATCGTGGCGCTCAAGATCCCGCAGGAAAAATTCGTTGCCGACGCCAAATTCGTGCGCCGCTTCCACCGCGAGGCCGAGCTGCTCAAACGCCTCAACCACCCGAACATCATCAAGGTCTTTGACCACAACGCCCAGGGCGTCAGTCACTACATCGCCATGGAATTCGTGGACGGGCAGAGCCTTGAAGCCTACCTCGAGGAGGGCCGCCCCCCCTTCGAGGCGAGTACGGTGGTGATGCGCGCTCTGGCCGACGCGCTGCGCTACATTCACAGCCAGGGCATCATCCACCGCGACATCAAGCCGGCCAACGTGATGATCGCGCGCGGTGGACCGCTGCTGCGCGACGTGCGCCCGGAGAACATCAAGCTGATGGATTTCGGCATCGCGGTCGGCAAGGTGCTCACCCGACTCACCATGGCCGGGGCGCGGGTCGGCACGCCGATCTACATGAGCCCCGAACAGGCCAAGGGCGGCAAGCTCGACGCCAAAAGCGACATTTACAGCCTGGGTCTGGTGTTTTACGAGATGGTCTCCGGCCAGACCGCCTTCAAGGGGTCGTACGAGGCGGTCGTTCACCAGCAGGTGTTCCAGATGCCGATTCCACCGCGCCAGATCAACCTCGAGGTACCCAAGCCCCTCAACGACTTGATCATGCGCATGATCGACAAGGAGCCCACGGGCCGCCCCACGCTCAACGAGGTCATCGACGCGCTGGACGCCGGAATCCTCGAGGCCGGGGAGCAGCTCGACGCGCCCAGCCAACTGGTTTTGGCCGTGGGTGCCCGCAGAGGTGTCCTGCGGGTCTTGGACGTCTCGGGCAACATGCACCAGGGCGTGGGGCAGATGGGCCACGCACCCGGTGAGTTCCCGGCGATTCCCCAGGGCGTGGCCGCCGATGTGCAAGGTCATCTGTACGCCGCTGTGGCCGAGTACCGCAGCGAGGCCGCGCACGGCATGATCCGCAAGTACGACGCGGCGGGCCGCGAACTGTTCAGCTTCGGAGGCTACGGACTGGGCAACGGCGAGTTTTTGCAGCCGGTCTCGCTGGCCGTGCACCGCAGCGGCCAGCTTTACGTTCTCGATGCCGAGACGCACGTGGTGCAGCGCTTCTCGCTCGAGGGCAAATACCTGGGGCGATTCGGGGGGCGCGGCAAGGGCAAGGGCCAGTTCGAGAACCCGCGCGCCATCGTGGCCGGGTACAACGACTGCGTGTACGTCCTGGACTACGGAAACCATCAGATACAGCGCTTCTCGCTCGAGGGCGAGTTCCTCTCCCGCTACGCCTTCAGGGTCTCCAAGGAACTGCCCGACCTGCGGCCGCTCGACGGAGTGGGGGCGGATCCCTGGGGGGCGGTCTACATCTCGGACGCGCAGTCGCGCAAGGTTCGCCGGATTACCCCGGACGGCAAGGCCGCCCAGAGCTACACCCTCGATACGGTGCACGGCGAGGACACCACCGCCGTGCTGCACCTGGGCGTGGATCACCAGGGCAACCTGTACGCGGCCCGCGCCGGGGGAACCTTGATCCAGAAGTTCGCGCCGGACGGCCGTCTGCTGGCCAAGATCGACGCTTACGCCCCGATCAGCGCCATGAACGTGGTGGTCAAAGAGCCGGTGCCCCAGATCGAACGGGTGGGGTAA
- the sdhC gene encoding succinate dehydrogenase, cytochrome b556 subunit → MYRGREGQWAFVLHRLSGLAILAYLLLHVVSISLILFGEEAYNRLHHLYDLWPFRIGLILVTAGVLYHAFNGLRIAIMDFTGKGVAIQRQLWYGVMAITILGTLATIIVVMPRVVQGV, encoded by the coding sequence ATGTACCGAGGAAGAGAGGGACAGTGGGCCTTCGTGCTTCACCGCCTGTCAGGGCTGGCGATTCTCGCCTACCTGCTGCTGCACGTCGTCTCCATCTCGCTGATTCTGTTCGGCGAAGAGGCGTACAACCGCCTGCACCACCTGTACGACCTGTGGCCGTTCCGTATCGGGCTGATTCTGGTAACGGCTGGTGTGCTCTACCACGCCTTCAACGGTCTGCGCATCGCCATCATGGATTTCACCGGCAAGGGTGTCGCCATTCAGCGGCAGCTGTGGTACGGCGTGATGGCCATCACCATTCTTGGCACGCTGGCGACCATCATCGTCGTGATGCCGCGCGTCGTGCAGGGGGTCTGA
- a CDS encoding tetratricopeptide repeat protein → MKRLQTVLLRCLVALGLVWVGMAEAQSYTQQCRSFLDSGDLESAQGACQLATTYHANDLAAWQLTARVRIAQGNVMAAEEALDRAQKLAPDSQENLLLSAELAYLKGNYAEALQQAERLEFNSQRKLLVQARASARLGRDEAAIATYRELVKNHPGDNAARIEYSNLLLHTRPEQALEVLKAATRPTPELIAQTGYLEWALASPNAVATLERALTNPRALEPQLRERALIALSLAYYGSGQLSEGNLVLSQLAQTINLYGRLLELALPYLIVILVLLLLHLWGESRIEPLSTLEFEEGARPWTVASFYRVGLIALFAALVIASAVGAALYGNLLALLTPIQQDRVIPVFFASFSLLLAGLSWQNTRALGWQPRVVLIGPTRDLGSGVLMGLVVAAATLAYAYFTHPFSFPWSGHFLLPVSPTPWMLLTALTVPLAEIFFRAYAFFPLEKRYGTALASVIVILLLPLQLLIPLPLLLLESALWLWMTHRTHSTLPSLVGRYVAYLALVAAAFLLPVVRTWF, encoded by the coding sequence GTGAAGCGTTTACAAACGGTTCTCCTCCGCTGCCTCGTCGCGCTCGGACTGGTCTGGGTCGGGATGGCCGAAGCACAGTCGTACACCCAGCAGTGCCGATCTTTCCTGGACAGCGGCGACCTGGAGAGCGCCCAAGGAGCCTGTCAGCTCGCCACCACCTACCACGCGAACGACCTGGCTGCCTGGCAGCTTACCGCCCGGGTTCGCATCGCCCAGGGCAACGTCATGGCGGCAGAAGAAGCCCTGGACCGCGCGCAGAAGCTGGCCCCCGACAGCCAGGAGAACCTGCTGCTGAGCGCCGAACTCGCCTACCTCAAAGGCAACTACGCCGAGGCGCTGCAACAAGCCGAGCGTCTGGAGTTCAACTCGCAGCGCAAGCTGCTGGTGCAGGCCCGGGCCAGCGCACGGCTCGGCCGTGACGAGGCCGCCATCGCAACGTACCGCGAGCTGGTCAAAAATCACCCGGGCGACAACGCCGCCCGCATCGAGTACTCGAACCTGCTGCTGCACACCCGCCCCGAACAGGCCCTGGAGGTGCTGAAAGCAGCCACGCGGCCCACCCCGGAGTTGATCGCCCAAACCGGCTACCTCGAGTGGGCCCTGGCCTCCCCGAACGCCGTGGCGACCCTGGAGCGCGCCCTGACCAACCCGCGTGCGCTGGAACCGCAGCTGCGCGAACGCGCCCTGATCGCCCTGAGCCTCGCCTACTACGGCAGCGGTCAGCTGAGCGAGGGCAACCTCGTCTTGTCCCAGCTCGCCCAGACCATCAACTTGTACGGCCGCCTGCTCGAACTGGCGCTGCCTTACCTGATCGTGATCCTGGTGCTGCTGCTGCTGCACCTGTGGGGTGAAAGCCGCATCGAACCGCTCTCCACCCTCGAGTTCGAGGAGGGTGCGCGTCCCTGGACGGTCGCCAGCTTCTACCGTGTCGGGCTGATCGCGCTGTTCGCCGCACTGGTGATCGCCTCGGCGGTGGGCGCCGCCCTGTACGGCAACTTGCTGGCCCTGTTAACCCCTATTCAGCAAGACCGCGTTATCCCGGTGTTCTTCGCCAGTTTCTCGCTGCTGCTGGCCGGTCTGAGCTGGCAGAACACCCGCGCCCTCGGCTGGCAGCCGCGCGTGGTGCTGATCGGTCCCACCCGCGACCTGGGATCAGGCGTCCTGATGGGCCTCGTGGTCGCAGCCGCCACCCTGGCTTACGCCTACTTCACCCACCCGTTTTCCTTTCCCTGGTCCGGACACTTCCTGTTGCCCGTCAGCCCCACGCCCTGGATGCTGCTGACCGCGCTCACCGTGCCGCTCGCCGAGATTTTCTTTCGGGCCTACGCCTTCTTTCCGCTCGAGAAACGCTACGGCACGGCCCTGGCCTCGGTCATCGTGATCCTGCTGCTGCCGCTGCAACTGCTGATCCCGCTGCCCCTGCTGCTGCTCGAGAGCGCTTTGTGGCTGTGGATGACTCACCGCACGCACTCGACGCTGCCCTCGCTGGTCGGGCGCTATGTGGCCTACCTCGCGCTGGTGGCAGCCGCGTTCCTGCTGCCGGTCGTACGGACGTGGTTCTGA
- a CDS encoding nuclear transport factor 2 family protein, protein MTVSAIERPVQAQLEAYNARDIDRFAAQYTEDVEIFRLPATEPFVRGRAQVHAEWGATFARHPALHCRLRARTVQGNFVVDHEEVSGLRDDLVQVTAIYQVEGGLIRRVWFLG, encoded by the coding sequence ATGACCGTTTCTGCCATCGAACGACCGGTCCAGGCTCAACTCGAGGCCTACAACGCCCGCGACATCGACCGTTTTGCCGCGCAGTACACCGAAGATGTCGAGATCTTTCGCCTGCCTGCCACCGAACCCTTCGTGCGCGGCCGCGCGCAGGTGCACGCGGAGTGGGGGGCGACCTTCGCGCGTCACCCGGCGCTGCACTGCCGCCTGCGGGCGCGCACGGTGCAGGGCAACTTCGTGGTGGATCACGAGGAGGTGAGCGGGCTGCGCGATGACCTGGTGCAGGTCACGGCCATCTATCAGGTAGAAGGCGGCCTGATTCGCCGGGTGTGGTTTTTGGGCTAA
- a CDS encoding succinate dehydrogenase iron-sulfur subunit, whose translation MQVTLKIHRFNPEKDQKPYWAEYQVEAEPGDRVLDLLNHVKWYLDPTLTYRRSCAHGVCGSDAMLINGRNRLACKVLIKDLGNKITVEPIRGLKVEKDLLVDMDPFFDAYKAVLPFFINDDPVPAGERLQSVEDRERFDQGTKCILCAACTTSCPIFWVNGRYLGPAAIVQAHRFIFDSRDKGTDQRLKVLNQNTGVWRCRTAYNCTEACPREIPVTQLIEEVKRAVLYQQV comes from the coding sequence ATGCAAGTTACGCTCAAAATCCACCGGTTCAACCCGGAAAAGGACCAAAAGCCTTACTGGGCCGAGTACCAGGTCGAGGCCGAGCCGGGCGACCGCGTGCTCGACCTGCTCAACCACGTCAAGTGGTACCTGGACCCCACCCTGACCTACCGCCGTTCGTGCGCGCACGGCGTGTGCGGTTCGGACGCCATGCTGATCAACGGCCGCAACCGCCTGGCCTGCAAGGTCTTGATCAAGGATCTGGGCAACAAGATCACCGTGGAACCCATCCGCGGCCTGAAGGTCGAAAAGGACCTGCTGGTCGATATGGACCCGTTCTTTGACGCCTACAAGGCGGTGCTGCCCTTTTTCATCAACGACGACCCGGTTCCGGCCGGCGAGCGCCTGCAGAGCGTCGAGGACCGCGAGCGCTTCGACCAGGGCACCAAGTGCATCCTGTGCGCTGCTTGCACCACCTCCTGCCCGATCTTCTGGGTCAACGGCCGCTACCTGGGCCCGGCCGCCATCGTGCAGGCCCACCGCTTTATCTTTGACAGCCGCGACAAGGGTACGGACCAGCGCCTGAAGGTGCTCAACCAGAACACCGGCGTGTGGCGCTGCCGCACCGCCTACAACTGCACCGAGGCCTGCCCGCGCGAAATCCCGGTCACCCAGTTGATCGAGGAAGTCAAGCGCGCCGTGCTGTACCAGCAGGTCTGA